Proteins encoded within one genomic window of Tamandua tetradactyla isolate mTamTet1 chromosome 11, mTamTet1.pri, whole genome shotgun sequence:
- the BRME1 gene encoding break repair meiotic recombinase recruitment factor 1 isoform X1: protein MSKRKKLRTSAEENLISKDLAKGREGIHPPKPPKNSRPGNINRAPQISELDSVLHPEETPGKSGPTPSAEPSWGDLAQVASSSMDEETGVPLGFLTQLEKDSVPFPLSQNSAGKFVPQFAKSRKTVSRKAETRGEDFGTQTFHLETPPEPRASQIGSQALDESLGPAILEAAEPGYDTRLEQSSQTSGGKPVPCLGDAAASASTPQEGGPGPSDSWSADQEHLSEQQVTHPSAGGNVGNSRPEAERGLASGDVDQKGHLLRSKACGAPEEEGEGVPGAPVSASAQGPCPATQGPPNNMQTPSQTGGEAEWSCPSSQRCSFPDPGVITTMSTEPSKPGQRGPEEADPSGRKAADGGYRGAPLSSSPLTGERTGGWGEPGQEESLEYVLAGPTTPLAPTHRNREPTVDAVDSSPQASETGPGVQKKLVPGPSQEGPGDKDAQPSLAEPTGAKAAEVGSKSHKQNLALEKLRLCFWATWPPERGEARDSHSWESEALQGSPDPHAGLAVQPNPTPTPADQPSWGGCSTVELSFLPDSQIRDVLDAPNLEVLPEQVQDAVPSILATHHAAATATCRLPCAPPETKRPAGDQGQPPSRPQWSGSENRPVALEPSGMHTSTCQKQCPVASRPSPRWPGPSLPAHRDPEAQPRNPQEAKICEASRMEDATETVCGLVMELSNLNRLIMGAHRDLEACKRLRFRKVKPAGKAPESHTSKRAAALPRGEQTWRDL, encoded by the exons GAAGAGAAGGAATCCATCCTCCAAAACCCCCAAAGAATTCCAGGCCAGGGAACATCAACAGGGCCCCCCAGATTTCGGAGTTAGACTCTGTGCTGCACCCTGAAGAGACACCAGGCAAATCGGGACCTACTCCCTCTGCAGAGCCCAGTTGGGGGGACCTGGCACAGGTGGCCTCCAG CTCCATGGATGAAGAAACCGGAGTTCCCTTGGGGTTCCTCACGCAATTAGAAAAGGACTCAgttccctttcctctttcccaG AACTCAGCCGGGAAGTTTGTCCCTCAGTTCGCAAAGTCCAGGAAGACAGTGTCAAGAAAAGCAGAGACGAGGGGAGAGGACTTCGGGACTCAAACCTTTCATCTG GAAACACCGCCAGAGCCCAGGGCCTCACAGATAGGAAGCCAGGCGCTGGATGAGTCCCTAGGACCTGCAATCCTTGAAGCCGCAGAGCCCGGATATGACACCCGCCTGGAGCAGAGCAGCCAGACCTCTGGAGGGAAGCCTGTGCCCTGCCTTGGGGATGCTGCGGCCTCTGCTAGCACCCCTCAGGAAGGGGGGCCGGGAccctctgactcatggagtgctGACCAGGAGCATCTGTCAGAACAACAAGTGACCCATCCTTCAGCTGGTGGAAACGTGGGAAACAGCCGGCCTGAGGCAGAGAGGGGTTTGGCTTCTGGGGATGTTGACCAGAAAGGGCACCTGCTGAGGAGCAAGGCCTGTGGGGCCCCCGAGGAAGAAGGAGAAGGTGTCCCAGGGGCCCCAGTATCGGCATCTGCCCAGGGACCATGTCCGGCCACCCAAGGCCCCCCCAACAACATGCAGACACCCAGCCAGACTGGTGGAGAAGCAGAATGGAGCTGTCCCAGCAGCCAAAGATGCTCCTTCCCAGATCCTGGGGTCATTACCACCATGAGCACAGAGCCTTCCAAGCCAGGACAAAGGGGTCCAGAGGAGGCTGACCCTTCTGGAAGGAAGGCCGCTGATGGGGGTTACAGAGGTGCCCCGCTCAGCAGCTCTCCACTCACTGGGGAGAGGACTGGAGGCTGGGGGGAGCCAGGGCAGGAAGAGTCCCTCGAGTATGTCCTAGCAGGCCCCACAACCCCCCTGGCTCCGACTCACAGGAACCGAGAACCTACAGTGGATGCTGTGGATTCCAGCCCTCAAGCCTCAGAAACGGGCCCAGGTGTCCAGAAGAAATTGGTCCCAGGCCCCAGTCAAGAGGGTCCAGGGGACAAGGATGCACAGCCTTCCCTGGCGGAGCCCACAGGTGCAAAGGCAGCTGAGGTCGGTAGCAAAAGTCACAAGCAAAACCTTGCCCTAGAGAAGCTCAGACTGTGCTTCTGGGCCACTTGGCCTCCAGAGCGTGGAGAAGCTAGGGACAGCCATTCCTGGGAGTCTGAGGCCCTCCAAGGCAGCCCAGACCCCCATGCAGGCCTAGCAGTTCaacccaaccccacccccacccccgcagacCAGCCCTCCTGGGGGGGCTGCTCCACTGTGGAACTCAGCTTCCTGCCAGACAGCCAGATCCGGGATGTCTTGGACGCCCCCAACCTTGAAGTCCTACCTGAACAG GTCCAAGATGCTGTCCCCTCAATACTGGCCACCCACCATGCTGCAGCCACGGCCACTTGCAGGCTTCCCTGTGCCCCTCCAGAGACCAAGAGACCTGCAGGAGACCAGGGCCAGCCCCCGTCTCGCCCTCAGTGGTCAGGGAGTGAGAACAGGCCTGTGGCCCTAGAACCATCTGGCATGCATACATCTACCTGTCAGAAG CAATGTCCTGTAGCAAGCAGACCCAGCCCCCGCTGGCCTGGCCCCAGCCTACCTGCCCACAGAGACCCCGAGGCCCAGCCAAG GAACCCCCAGGAGGCCAAGATCTGCGAAGCCTCCAGGATGGAAGACGCAACAGAGACAGTGTGTGGCCTGGTCATGGAGCTCTCCAATCTCAA CCGCCTGATCATGGGTGCCCACCGGGACCTGGAAGCCTGCAAGCGCCTCAGATTCCGGAAGGTGAAGCCTGCAGGGAAAGCCCCTGAGTCCCACACCTCAAAGAGGGCTGCAGCTCTCCCTCGAGGGGAGCAAACCTGGAGGGACCTGTAG
- the BRME1 gene encoding break repair meiotic recombinase recruitment factor 1 isoform X2: MSKRKKLRTSAEENLISKDLAKGREGIHPPKPPKNSRPGNINRAPQISELDSVLHPEETPGKSGPTPSAEPSWGDLAQVASSSMDEETGVPLGFLTQLEKDSVPFPLSQNSAGKFVPQFAKSRKTVSRKAETRGEDFGTQTFHLETPPEPRASQIGSQALDESLGPAILEAAEPGYDTRLEQSSQTSGGKPVPCLGDAAASASTPQEGGPGPSDSWSADQEHLSEQQVTHPSAGGNVGNSRPEAERGLASGDVDQKGHLLRSKACGAPEEEGEGVPGAPVSASAQGPCPATQGPPNNMQTPSQTGGEAEWSCPSSQRCSFPDPGVITTMSTEPSKPGQRGPEEADPSGRKAADGGYRGAPLSSSPLTGERTGGWGEPGQEESLEYVLAGPTTPLAPTHRNREPTVDAVDSSPQASETGPGVQKKLVPGPSQEGPGDKDAQPSLAEPTGAKAAEVGSKSHKQNLALEKLRLCFWATWPPERGEARDSHSWESEALQGSPDPHAGLAVQPNPTPTPADQPSWGGCSTVELSFLPDSQIRDVLDAPNLEVLPEQVQDAVPSILATHHAAATATCRLPCAPPETKRPAGDQGQPPSRPQWSGSENRPVALEPSGMHTSTCQKQCPVASRPSPRWPGPSLPAHRDPEAQPRNPQEAKICEASRMEDATETVCGLVMELSNLKVPLQPTLASLQPPDHGCPPGPGSLQAPQIPEGEACRESP, translated from the exons GAAGAGAAGGAATCCATCCTCCAAAACCCCCAAAGAATTCCAGGCCAGGGAACATCAACAGGGCCCCCCAGATTTCGGAGTTAGACTCTGTGCTGCACCCTGAAGAGACACCAGGCAAATCGGGACCTACTCCCTCTGCAGAGCCCAGTTGGGGGGACCTGGCACAGGTGGCCTCCAG CTCCATGGATGAAGAAACCGGAGTTCCCTTGGGGTTCCTCACGCAATTAGAAAAGGACTCAgttccctttcctctttcccaG AACTCAGCCGGGAAGTTTGTCCCTCAGTTCGCAAAGTCCAGGAAGACAGTGTCAAGAAAAGCAGAGACGAGGGGAGAGGACTTCGGGACTCAAACCTTTCATCTG GAAACACCGCCAGAGCCCAGGGCCTCACAGATAGGAAGCCAGGCGCTGGATGAGTCCCTAGGACCTGCAATCCTTGAAGCCGCAGAGCCCGGATATGACACCCGCCTGGAGCAGAGCAGCCAGACCTCTGGAGGGAAGCCTGTGCCCTGCCTTGGGGATGCTGCGGCCTCTGCTAGCACCCCTCAGGAAGGGGGGCCGGGAccctctgactcatggagtgctGACCAGGAGCATCTGTCAGAACAACAAGTGACCCATCCTTCAGCTGGTGGAAACGTGGGAAACAGCCGGCCTGAGGCAGAGAGGGGTTTGGCTTCTGGGGATGTTGACCAGAAAGGGCACCTGCTGAGGAGCAAGGCCTGTGGGGCCCCCGAGGAAGAAGGAGAAGGTGTCCCAGGGGCCCCAGTATCGGCATCTGCCCAGGGACCATGTCCGGCCACCCAAGGCCCCCCCAACAACATGCAGACACCCAGCCAGACTGGTGGAGAAGCAGAATGGAGCTGTCCCAGCAGCCAAAGATGCTCCTTCCCAGATCCTGGGGTCATTACCACCATGAGCACAGAGCCTTCCAAGCCAGGACAAAGGGGTCCAGAGGAGGCTGACCCTTCTGGAAGGAAGGCCGCTGATGGGGGTTACAGAGGTGCCCCGCTCAGCAGCTCTCCACTCACTGGGGAGAGGACTGGAGGCTGGGGGGAGCCAGGGCAGGAAGAGTCCCTCGAGTATGTCCTAGCAGGCCCCACAACCCCCCTGGCTCCGACTCACAGGAACCGAGAACCTACAGTGGATGCTGTGGATTCCAGCCCTCAAGCCTCAGAAACGGGCCCAGGTGTCCAGAAGAAATTGGTCCCAGGCCCCAGTCAAGAGGGTCCAGGGGACAAGGATGCACAGCCTTCCCTGGCGGAGCCCACAGGTGCAAAGGCAGCTGAGGTCGGTAGCAAAAGTCACAAGCAAAACCTTGCCCTAGAGAAGCTCAGACTGTGCTTCTGGGCCACTTGGCCTCCAGAGCGTGGAGAAGCTAGGGACAGCCATTCCTGGGAGTCTGAGGCCCTCCAAGGCAGCCCAGACCCCCATGCAGGCCTAGCAGTTCaacccaaccccacccccacccccgcagacCAGCCCTCCTGGGGGGGCTGCTCCACTGTGGAACTCAGCTTCCTGCCAGACAGCCAGATCCGGGATGTCTTGGACGCCCCCAACCTTGAAGTCCTACCTGAACAG GTCCAAGATGCTGTCCCCTCAATACTGGCCACCCACCATGCTGCAGCCACGGCCACTTGCAGGCTTCCCTGTGCCCCTCCAGAGACCAAGAGACCTGCAGGAGACCAGGGCCAGCCCCCGTCTCGCCCTCAGTGGTCAGGGAGTGAGAACAGGCCTGTGGCCCTAGAACCATCTGGCATGCATACATCTACCTGTCAGAAG CAATGTCCTGTAGCAAGCAGACCCAGCCCCCGCTGGCCTGGCCCCAGCCTACCTGCCCACAGAGACCCCGAGGCCCAGCCAAG GAACCCCCAGGAGGCCAAGATCTGCGAAGCCTCCAGGATGGAAGACGCAACAGAGACAGTGTGTGGCCTGGTCATGGAGCTCTCCAATCTCAA aGTTCCCCTGCAGCCCACCCTGGCCTCCCTGCAGCCGCCTGATCATGGGTGCCCACCGGGACCTGGAAGCCTGCAAGCGCCTCAGATTCCGGAAGGTGAAGCCTGCAGGGAAAGCCCCTGA
- the BRME1 gene encoding break repair meiotic recombinase recruitment factor 1 isoform X5 encodes MSKRKKLRTSAEENLISKDLAKGREGIHPPKPPKNSRPGNINRAPQISELDSVLHPEETPGKSGPTPSAEPSWGDLAQVASSSMDEETGVPLGFLTQLEKDSVPFPLSQNSAGKFVPQFAKSRKTVSRKAETRGEDFGTQTFHLETPPEPRASQIGSQALDESLGPAILEAAEPGYDTRLEQSSQTSGGKPVPCLGDAAASASTPQEGGPGPSDSWSADQEHLSEQQVTHPSAGGNVGNSRPEAERGLASGDVDQKGHLLRSKACGAPEEEGEGVPGAPVSASAQGPCPATQGPPNNMQTPSQTGGEAEWSCPSSQRCSFPDPGVITTMSTEPSKPGQRGPEEADPSGRKAADGGYRGAPLSSSPLTGERTGGWGEPGQEESLEYVLAGPTTPLAPTHRNREPTVDAVDSSPQASETGPGVQKKLVPGPSQEGPGDKDAQPSLAEPTGAKAAEVGSKSHKQNLALEKLRLCFWATWPPERGEARDSHSWESEALQGSPDPHAGLAVQPNPTPTPADQPSWGGCSTVELSFLPDSQIRDVLDAPNLEVLPEQEPPGGQDLRSLQDGRRNRDSVWPGHGALQSQSSPAAHPGLPAAA; translated from the exons GAAGAGAAGGAATCCATCCTCCAAAACCCCCAAAGAATTCCAGGCCAGGGAACATCAACAGGGCCCCCCAGATTTCGGAGTTAGACTCTGTGCTGCACCCTGAAGAGACACCAGGCAAATCGGGACCTACTCCCTCTGCAGAGCCCAGTTGGGGGGACCTGGCACAGGTGGCCTCCAG CTCCATGGATGAAGAAACCGGAGTTCCCTTGGGGTTCCTCACGCAATTAGAAAAGGACTCAgttccctttcctctttcccaG AACTCAGCCGGGAAGTTTGTCCCTCAGTTCGCAAAGTCCAGGAAGACAGTGTCAAGAAAAGCAGAGACGAGGGGAGAGGACTTCGGGACTCAAACCTTTCATCTG GAAACACCGCCAGAGCCCAGGGCCTCACAGATAGGAAGCCAGGCGCTGGATGAGTCCCTAGGACCTGCAATCCTTGAAGCCGCAGAGCCCGGATATGACACCCGCCTGGAGCAGAGCAGCCAGACCTCTGGAGGGAAGCCTGTGCCCTGCCTTGGGGATGCTGCGGCCTCTGCTAGCACCCCTCAGGAAGGGGGGCCGGGAccctctgactcatggagtgctGACCAGGAGCATCTGTCAGAACAACAAGTGACCCATCCTTCAGCTGGTGGAAACGTGGGAAACAGCCGGCCTGAGGCAGAGAGGGGTTTGGCTTCTGGGGATGTTGACCAGAAAGGGCACCTGCTGAGGAGCAAGGCCTGTGGGGCCCCCGAGGAAGAAGGAGAAGGTGTCCCAGGGGCCCCAGTATCGGCATCTGCCCAGGGACCATGTCCGGCCACCCAAGGCCCCCCCAACAACATGCAGACACCCAGCCAGACTGGTGGAGAAGCAGAATGGAGCTGTCCCAGCAGCCAAAGATGCTCCTTCCCAGATCCTGGGGTCATTACCACCATGAGCACAGAGCCTTCCAAGCCAGGACAAAGGGGTCCAGAGGAGGCTGACCCTTCTGGAAGGAAGGCCGCTGATGGGGGTTACAGAGGTGCCCCGCTCAGCAGCTCTCCACTCACTGGGGAGAGGACTGGAGGCTGGGGGGAGCCAGGGCAGGAAGAGTCCCTCGAGTATGTCCTAGCAGGCCCCACAACCCCCCTGGCTCCGACTCACAGGAACCGAGAACCTACAGTGGATGCTGTGGATTCCAGCCCTCAAGCCTCAGAAACGGGCCCAGGTGTCCAGAAGAAATTGGTCCCAGGCCCCAGTCAAGAGGGTCCAGGGGACAAGGATGCACAGCCTTCCCTGGCGGAGCCCACAGGTGCAAAGGCAGCTGAGGTCGGTAGCAAAAGTCACAAGCAAAACCTTGCCCTAGAGAAGCTCAGACTGTGCTTCTGGGCCACTTGGCCTCCAGAGCGTGGAGAAGCTAGGGACAGCCATTCCTGGGAGTCTGAGGCCCTCCAAGGCAGCCCAGACCCCCATGCAGGCCTAGCAGTTCaacccaaccccacccccacccccgcagacCAGCCCTCCTGGGGGGGCTGCTCCACTGTGGAACTCAGCTTCCTGCCAGACAGCCAGATCCGGGATGTCTTGGACGCCCCCAACCTTGAAGTCCTACCTGAACAG GAACCCCCAGGAGGCCAAGATCTGCGAAGCCTCCAGGATGGAAGACGCAACAGAGACAGTGTGTGGCCTGGTCATGGAGCTCTCCAATCTCAA aGTTCCCCTGCAGCCCACCCTGGCCTCCCTGCAGCCGCCTGA
- the BRME1 gene encoding break repair meiotic recombinase recruitment factor 1 isoform X4 gives MSKRKKLRTSAEENLISKDLAKGREGIHPPKPPKNSRPGNINRAPQISELDSVLHPEETPGKSGPTPSAEPSWGDLAQVASSSMDEETGVPLGFLTQLEKDSVPFPLSQNSAGKFVPQFAKSRKTVSRKAETRGEDFGTQTFHLETPPEPRASQIGSQALDESLGPAILEAAEPGYDTRLEQSSQTSGGKPVPCLGDAAASASTPQEGGPGPSDSWSADQEHLSEQQVTHPSAGGNVGNSRPEAERGLASGDVDQKGHLLRSKACGAPEEEGEGVPGAPVSASAQGPCPATQGPPNNMQTPSQTGGEAEWSCPSSQRCSFPDPGVITTMSTEPSKPGQRGPEEADPSGRKAADGGYRGAPLSSSPLTGERTGGWGEPGQEESLEYVLAGPTTPLAPTHRNREPTVDAVDSSPQASETGPGVQKKLVPGPSQEGPGDKDAQPSLAEPTGAKAAEVGSKSHKQNLALEKLRLCFWATWPPERGEARDSHSWESEALQGSPDPHAGLAVQPNPTPTPADQPSWGGCSTVELSFLPDSQIRDVLDAPNLEVLPEQEPPGGQDLRSLQDGRRNRDSVWPGHGALQSQPPDHGCPPGPGSLQAPQIPEGEACRESP, from the exons GAAGAGAAGGAATCCATCCTCCAAAACCCCCAAAGAATTCCAGGCCAGGGAACATCAACAGGGCCCCCCAGATTTCGGAGTTAGACTCTGTGCTGCACCCTGAAGAGACACCAGGCAAATCGGGACCTACTCCCTCTGCAGAGCCCAGTTGGGGGGACCTGGCACAGGTGGCCTCCAG CTCCATGGATGAAGAAACCGGAGTTCCCTTGGGGTTCCTCACGCAATTAGAAAAGGACTCAgttccctttcctctttcccaG AACTCAGCCGGGAAGTTTGTCCCTCAGTTCGCAAAGTCCAGGAAGACAGTGTCAAGAAAAGCAGAGACGAGGGGAGAGGACTTCGGGACTCAAACCTTTCATCTG GAAACACCGCCAGAGCCCAGGGCCTCACAGATAGGAAGCCAGGCGCTGGATGAGTCCCTAGGACCTGCAATCCTTGAAGCCGCAGAGCCCGGATATGACACCCGCCTGGAGCAGAGCAGCCAGACCTCTGGAGGGAAGCCTGTGCCCTGCCTTGGGGATGCTGCGGCCTCTGCTAGCACCCCTCAGGAAGGGGGGCCGGGAccctctgactcatggagtgctGACCAGGAGCATCTGTCAGAACAACAAGTGACCCATCCTTCAGCTGGTGGAAACGTGGGAAACAGCCGGCCTGAGGCAGAGAGGGGTTTGGCTTCTGGGGATGTTGACCAGAAAGGGCACCTGCTGAGGAGCAAGGCCTGTGGGGCCCCCGAGGAAGAAGGAGAAGGTGTCCCAGGGGCCCCAGTATCGGCATCTGCCCAGGGACCATGTCCGGCCACCCAAGGCCCCCCCAACAACATGCAGACACCCAGCCAGACTGGTGGAGAAGCAGAATGGAGCTGTCCCAGCAGCCAAAGATGCTCCTTCCCAGATCCTGGGGTCATTACCACCATGAGCACAGAGCCTTCCAAGCCAGGACAAAGGGGTCCAGAGGAGGCTGACCCTTCTGGAAGGAAGGCCGCTGATGGGGGTTACAGAGGTGCCCCGCTCAGCAGCTCTCCACTCACTGGGGAGAGGACTGGAGGCTGGGGGGAGCCAGGGCAGGAAGAGTCCCTCGAGTATGTCCTAGCAGGCCCCACAACCCCCCTGGCTCCGACTCACAGGAACCGAGAACCTACAGTGGATGCTGTGGATTCCAGCCCTCAAGCCTCAGAAACGGGCCCAGGTGTCCAGAAGAAATTGGTCCCAGGCCCCAGTCAAGAGGGTCCAGGGGACAAGGATGCACAGCCTTCCCTGGCGGAGCCCACAGGTGCAAAGGCAGCTGAGGTCGGTAGCAAAAGTCACAAGCAAAACCTTGCCCTAGAGAAGCTCAGACTGTGCTTCTGGGCCACTTGGCCTCCAGAGCGTGGAGAAGCTAGGGACAGCCATTCCTGGGAGTCTGAGGCCCTCCAAGGCAGCCCAGACCCCCATGCAGGCCTAGCAGTTCaacccaaccccacccccacccccgcagacCAGCCCTCCTGGGGGGGCTGCTCCACTGTGGAACTCAGCTTCCTGCCAGACAGCCAGATCCGGGATGTCTTGGACGCCCCCAACCTTGAAGTCCTACCTGAACAG GAACCCCCAGGAGGCCAAGATCTGCGAAGCCTCCAGGATGGAAGACGCAACAGAGACAGTGTGTGGCCTGGTCATGGAGCTCTCCAATCTCAA CCGCCTGATCATGGGTGCCCACCGGGACCTGGAAGCCTGCAAGCGCCTCAGATTCCGGAAGGTGAAGCCTGCAGGGAAAGCCCCTGA
- the BRME1 gene encoding break repair meiotic recombinase recruitment factor 1 isoform X3, giving the protein MSKRKKLRTSGREGIHPPKPPKNSRPGNINRAPQISELDSVLHPEETPGKSGPTPSAEPSWGDLAQVASSSMDEETGVPLGFLTQLEKDSVPFPLSQNSAGKFVPQFAKSRKTVSRKAETRGEDFGTQTFHLETPPEPRASQIGSQALDESLGPAILEAAEPGYDTRLEQSSQTSGGKPVPCLGDAAASASTPQEGGPGPSDSWSADQEHLSEQQVTHPSAGGNVGNSRPEAERGLASGDVDQKGHLLRSKACGAPEEEGEGVPGAPVSASAQGPCPATQGPPNNMQTPSQTGGEAEWSCPSSQRCSFPDPGVITTMSTEPSKPGQRGPEEADPSGRKAADGGYRGAPLSSSPLTGERTGGWGEPGQEESLEYVLAGPTTPLAPTHRNREPTVDAVDSSPQASETGPGVQKKLVPGPSQEGPGDKDAQPSLAEPTGAKAAEVGSKSHKQNLALEKLRLCFWATWPPERGEARDSHSWESEALQGSPDPHAGLAVQPNPTPTPADQPSWGGCSTVELSFLPDSQIRDVLDAPNLEVLPEQVQDAVPSILATHHAAATATCRLPCAPPETKRPAGDQGQPPSRPQWSGSENRPVALEPSGMHTSTCQKQCPVASRPSPRWPGPSLPAHRDPEAQPRNPQEAKICEASRMEDATETVCGLVMELSNLNRLIMGAHRDLEACKRLRFRKVKPAGKAPESHTSKRAAALPRGEQTWRDL; this is encoded by the exons GAAGAGAAGGAATCCATCCTCCAAAACCCCCAAAGAATTCCAGGCCAGGGAACATCAACAGGGCCCCCCAGATTTCGGAGTTAGACTCTGTGCTGCACCCTGAAGAGACACCAGGCAAATCGGGACCTACTCCCTCTGCAGAGCCCAGTTGGGGGGACCTGGCACAGGTGGCCTCCAG CTCCATGGATGAAGAAACCGGAGTTCCCTTGGGGTTCCTCACGCAATTAGAAAAGGACTCAgttccctttcctctttcccaG AACTCAGCCGGGAAGTTTGTCCCTCAGTTCGCAAAGTCCAGGAAGACAGTGTCAAGAAAAGCAGAGACGAGGGGAGAGGACTTCGGGACTCAAACCTTTCATCTG GAAACACCGCCAGAGCCCAGGGCCTCACAGATAGGAAGCCAGGCGCTGGATGAGTCCCTAGGACCTGCAATCCTTGAAGCCGCAGAGCCCGGATATGACACCCGCCTGGAGCAGAGCAGCCAGACCTCTGGAGGGAAGCCTGTGCCCTGCCTTGGGGATGCTGCGGCCTCTGCTAGCACCCCTCAGGAAGGGGGGCCGGGAccctctgactcatggagtgctGACCAGGAGCATCTGTCAGAACAACAAGTGACCCATCCTTCAGCTGGTGGAAACGTGGGAAACAGCCGGCCTGAGGCAGAGAGGGGTTTGGCTTCTGGGGATGTTGACCAGAAAGGGCACCTGCTGAGGAGCAAGGCCTGTGGGGCCCCCGAGGAAGAAGGAGAAGGTGTCCCAGGGGCCCCAGTATCGGCATCTGCCCAGGGACCATGTCCGGCCACCCAAGGCCCCCCCAACAACATGCAGACACCCAGCCAGACTGGTGGAGAAGCAGAATGGAGCTGTCCCAGCAGCCAAAGATGCTCCTTCCCAGATCCTGGGGTCATTACCACCATGAGCACAGAGCCTTCCAAGCCAGGACAAAGGGGTCCAGAGGAGGCTGACCCTTCTGGAAGGAAGGCCGCTGATGGGGGTTACAGAGGTGCCCCGCTCAGCAGCTCTCCACTCACTGGGGAGAGGACTGGAGGCTGGGGGGAGCCAGGGCAGGAAGAGTCCCTCGAGTATGTCCTAGCAGGCCCCACAACCCCCCTGGCTCCGACTCACAGGAACCGAGAACCTACAGTGGATGCTGTGGATTCCAGCCCTCAAGCCTCAGAAACGGGCCCAGGTGTCCAGAAGAAATTGGTCCCAGGCCCCAGTCAAGAGGGTCCAGGGGACAAGGATGCACAGCCTTCCCTGGCGGAGCCCACAGGTGCAAAGGCAGCTGAGGTCGGTAGCAAAAGTCACAAGCAAAACCTTGCCCTAGAGAAGCTCAGACTGTGCTTCTGGGCCACTTGGCCTCCAGAGCGTGGAGAAGCTAGGGACAGCCATTCCTGGGAGTCTGAGGCCCTCCAAGGCAGCCCAGACCCCCATGCAGGCCTAGCAGTTCaacccaaccccacccccacccccgcagacCAGCCCTCCTGGGGGGGCTGCTCCACTGTGGAACTCAGCTTCCTGCCAGACAGCCAGATCCGGGATGTCTTGGACGCCCCCAACCTTGAAGTCCTACCTGAACAG GTCCAAGATGCTGTCCCCTCAATACTGGCCACCCACCATGCTGCAGCCACGGCCACTTGCAGGCTTCCCTGTGCCCCTCCAGAGACCAAGAGACCTGCAGGAGACCAGGGCCAGCCCCCGTCTCGCCCTCAGTGGTCAGGGAGTGAGAACAGGCCTGTGGCCCTAGAACCATCTGGCATGCATACATCTACCTGTCAGAAG CAATGTCCTGTAGCAAGCAGACCCAGCCCCCGCTGGCCTGGCCCCAGCCTACCTGCCCACAGAGACCCCGAGGCCCAGCCAAG GAACCCCCAGGAGGCCAAGATCTGCGAAGCCTCCAGGATGGAAGACGCAACAGAGACAGTGTGTGGCCTGGTCATGGAGCTCTCCAATCTCAA CCGCCTGATCATGGGTGCCCACCGGGACCTGGAAGCCTGCAAGCGCCTCAGATTCCGGAAGGTGAAGCCTGCAGGGAAAGCCCCTGAGTCCCACACCTCAAAGAGGGCTGCAGCTCTCCCTCGAGGGGAGCAAACCTGGAGGGACCTGTAG